Proteins from a genomic interval of Debaryomyces hansenii CBS767 chromosome E complete sequence:
- a CDS encoding DEHA2E18700p (similar to uniprot|P38090 Saccharomyces cerevisiae YBR132C AGP2 Plasma membrane carnitine transporter expression is down-regulated by osmotic stress), whose amino-acid sequence MWLRKEKEDTDMTETSKGGKIDTFGGEGASTSNSVISKSLSTGGVDGEERKFDEKKAYPKGHIQRKLESRHVQLIAIGGSIGTGLFVTIGTTGLVKAGPLGLLLAYTFWTVIILLLTTSIGEMVSFLPVPAPFITMAGRCVDESFECAVGWNFFLMQALYIPFEITAVNGMIHFWRSDYSPAITLCIQIVIYACINVFAVRLYGEAEFWLSISKLILCIGLLFFTLVTMCGGNPQHDAFGFRNWHVEGGPMGEQITTGALGKFQGFLAGLISACFTVVGPEYMSMVSAEAKNPRKTMPTAFKTVLYRLALFYIGGALSVTILISYKDPNYLELTSDASNAASSPYVVAMQNLKIDVLPHIVNAVVLTSAFSAGNSYTYCSSRALYALAQRKFAPKFFTYCTKNGVPIYCVIVAICFSMLSLMQLSEGSSKALNYMVSLCTGSQLLNYGFMTITYMCFYRAVKVQGLDRRTFPYRAWFQPYSICIAAFFIWCMIGILGYTVFIPGHWEIDTFLFNYVMIFVTAAIYIFWKLLKRTPFVKPEDADIFTGIEEVEEHEYEYYAQLEGEGKQKPNKFKSILHWIF is encoded by the coding sequence atgtGGTTGAGAAAAGAGAAGGAAGATACAGACATGACGGAGACGTCGAAAGGtggaaaaattgatacTTTTGGTGGAGAAGGGGCATCAACCAGCAACAGTGTTATTTCCAAAAGTTTGTCGACCGGTGGCGTTGACGGAGAAGAGAGAAAATTCGACGAAAAGAAAGCGTATCCAAAAGGACATatccaaagaaaattaGAAAGTCGTCATGTTCAGTTGATTGCGATCGGGGGCTCGATTGGTACCGGTCTTTTTGTGACAATTGGTACAACTGGTTTAGTGAAAGCTGGACCTTTGGGATTATTGTTGGCGTACACATTTTGGACggttattattttgttgttAACCACCTCTATTGGTGAGATGGTGTCATTCTTGCCAGTGCCAGCTCCATTTATTACTATGGCTGGTAGATGTGTTGACGAGTCATTTGAATGTGCTGTCGGGTGGAATTTCTTTTTGATGCAAGCTTTATATATTCCTTTTGAGATTACTGCTGTGAATGGTatgattcatttttggAGAAGTGATTATTCGCCAGCCATTACGTTGTGTATCCAGATTGTTATCTACGCCTGCATTAATGTTTTTGCAGTTAGACTTTACGGTGAAGCCGAATTCTGGTTATCTATTtcgaaattaattttatgtATCGGGTTATTATTCTTTACACTTGTTACCATGTGTGGTGGTAACCCACAACATGATGCTTTTGGTTTCAGAAACTGGCATGTCGAAGGGGGCCCAATGGGTGAACAGATTACTACAGGAGCGTTAGGTAAGTTCCAAGGATTCTTAGCCGGTTTGATTAGTGCATGTTTTACGGTCGTTGGTCCAGAGTATATGTCTATGGTTTCAGCGGAAGCAAAGAACCCCAGGAAAACTATGCCCACTGCTTTCAAAACAGTTTTGTATAGATTGGCATTATTCTATATCGGTGGTGCATTGAGTGTGACTATTTTGATTAGTTACAAGGATCCAAACTATCTTGAATTGACCTCGGATGCTTCGAATGCTGCTTCTTCTCCTTATGTTGTGGCAATGCAGaacttgaaaattgatGTCTTACCCCATATTGTGAATGCTGTTGTATTGACTTCAGCATTTTCAGCAGGTAATTCGTATACTTACTGTTCCTCAAGAGCTTTATATGCATTAGcccaaagaaaatttgCCCCTAAATTCTTTACTTATTGTACTAAAAATGGGGTTCCAATTTACTGTGTTATTGTCGCCATTTGTTTTTCAATGTTATCATTAATGCAATTGAGTGAAGGAAGTTCTAAAGCTTTAAATTATATGGTCAGTTTATGTACAGGTTCCcagttattgaattatgGGTTTATGACAATCACTTATATGTGTTTCTATAGAGCTGTTAAGGTCCAAGGTTTGGATAGAAGAACGTTCCCATATAGGGCATGGTTCCAGCCTTACTCCATTTGCATTGCAGCATTTTTCATTTGGTGCATGATTGGTATTTTAGGATATACCGTTTTTATTCCTGGCCATTGGGAAATTGACACATTCTTGTTTAATTACGTTATGATTTTCGTCACTGCCgctatttatattttctggAAACTTTTAAAGAGAACTCCATTCGTTAAGCCTGAAGATGCAGACATTTTTACAggtattgaagaagttgaagaacACGAATATGAATATTACGCCCAGTTAGAGGGTGAAGGTAAGCAAAAACCAAACAAATTCAAGAGTATCCTTCACTGGATTTTTTAA
- a CDS encoding DEHA2E18722p (no similarity), producing the protein MNLNIEFVTEWITSGNIIITNDNNKEPRALKIIHELKEVCFR; encoded by the coding sequence atgaatttgaatatagaaTTCGTTACAGAATGGATAACTTCaggaaatataataataactaATGATAACAACAAGGAGCCAAGAGccttgaaaataatacacGAATTAAAGGAAGTATGCTTTAGGTAA
- a CDS encoding DEHA2E18744p (similar to CA0689|IPF14119 Candida albicans IPF14119 unknown function), which translates to MKFSSTILFTLLNSYLASCQPVPEVHTVFVTHYTTIQSTVINGEPTSIAVAEDTEARVTSSSKEPSETEGANLANNAKELATSASLAATDAQTVSQAAANTEVATSPSPATGASTSSTSTGTSSPSSGDHSGEGTFYSTGLGACGETNQDTDYIVAVSHILYENNQVNGNSNDNSLCGKKIKASYEGKSVEVTVVDSCEGCAENDLDFSPSAFSQIADQSLGRIDITWEWVN; encoded by the coding sequence atgaaattttcatctaCCATCTTATTTACTTTGTTGAATTCGTACTTGGCTTCCTGTCAGCCAGTTCCTGAGGTTCATACTGTATTTGTTACTCATTACACTACTATTCAATCGACTGTCATAAACGGTGAGCCCACTTCCATTGCAGTTGCTGAAGACACCGAAGCCAGAGTTACTTCGTCTTCAAAAGAACCATCTGAGACAGAGGGTGCCAATTTAGCTAACAATGCCAAAGAACTCGCTACCTCTGCTTCTTTAGCCGCCACTGATGCACAAACCGTTAGCCAAGCTGCTGCCAATACTGAGGTCGCTACTAGTCCTTCTCCAGCCACTGGAGCATCGACTAGCTCTACCTCTACAGGGACTTCACTGCCATCTTCAGGAGATCACTCCGGTGAAGGAACCTTTTACTCGACTGGATTAGGTGCCTGTGGTGAAACCAACCAAGACACTGACTACATCGTCGCTGTTTCTCATATATTATACGAAAACAACCAAGTTAATGGTAACTCGAATGACAATTCTTTGTGTGGCAAGAAAATAAAGGCATCCTATGAAGGTAAATCGGTCGAAGTTACCGTAGTTGACTCTTGCGAGGGATGCGCTGAGAACGACTTAGATTTTTCACCAAGTGCATTTTCACAGATCGCTGACCAAAGTTTAGGAAGAATCGATATTACTTGGGAGTGGGTCAATTAG
- a CDS encoding DEHA2E18766p (weakly similar to uniprot|P36168 Saccharomyces cerevisiae YKR096W Hypothetical ORF): MNNKHLKYIPDSVAELNRNPIVNSYQGEPSNPSSQQQKRQNSLSNYVTNNSNKRTSNPLQMSMSTQNTQDFNFPQSSINNNTISGSVNAPGVSSQRLSNNPMIRNNVRRSLMQHQKGQYNGHPVTTGTMKTPTPSAYDVPSSPNINPMSSISANNNSDSSDSNALDQNQQNKSQARLLQADTEHMQSSDFSSGTKEMASSMNPIMQGQQSSQQETLHEVSPPEQQQNNQQHFQRTMSDEEQQLASKLKDTYKNIVNFEEVVQKNCIEISIKINTTASTSIQSYRDSPMVNPQLSSSVNSSSSVSSSSKASDLSNDLWTVYHHNITLLDNYYDFLVTALKPTSNQTQFKTGKNIVDLYKIPRRMWVYGIVGFLEVLKNIMSIFQDHEICSCFIAYCFNIISNLTDPVLEMEGWWSEKLGDLSRMAIALYSSRFIDWKISAEYWYSVSMKTLYGHGKIYYHMCTVQQDNLDALVNIGKSVVCRDPFVPTQQYLRLVVENICTQRNILSLLELPTIDFIKIHKVLLSIHTNYSNSENISGNADNIHDTQLQYGIDLVTRYGLTFGSDSNGYNFFTGEIYTPHGTTSMNDPHHPYYLQQQQQQQQTGATNSVEKMNFWFNKGSLFAIANINHLIGFGDAKNPFAKIFQLPEVLKERKDKKDRKRKSRGSQSHIDEPINAAAISSGVDGQTITASDLSADNWFYCLKFINKSVLELSVRILNHYLIGPKQASTCHVIVWLYFLISIGEATNKFPNSKPMFMWIFRKLFPWESIINYLNSLLSVTKDNSKLNEMCRFYLLNHPNYVDYFNNNEFLPEVWKCWGTVWFDFISTKNDYNDISSAGVQNYNLFDLPICGTSPVVDSIHNYEQKTRSQSEFDNDERIVRIILLARFIADNYEFGLIRSNEGFKFDEGIYLNADVFDSSTRESGAYAYIEEFLLSDKRFVQNNFLQQITRENLVNRSTFENISALERDDIWFKLSDSNSSGDAGSHQLNYGDINENDSENYGNSKFNDSQIDYDSNSNRYQQLDDQVFQHRQMNVGDDLYNEIFMNNSESLPTRGGRFSVEGDLGDGIDSNLTYVTLDTNIWLKHCGRVFKCVRNSVLKVSIPLIVFQELRSLRKSAEATIADAATRSVIIIRELYFTGEILPLRFDGSVASDINETTEFENNSNWRTNVEETILISVNKHDEMSKKLMKGLNSTVNGPSNETVVLDSTASKAFNYCILITDDRNMRLRAKAIGLTSFQSKWLFCQLEDIFPYKCID, translated from the coding sequence atgaataataaacaCCTCAAATATATCCCTGATCTGGTGGCAGAACTTAATAGGAATCCTATAGTTAACTCGTACCAAGGCGAGCCTTCCAATCCTTCGtcacaacaacaaaaacGGCAAAACAGCTTGTCGAACTACGTGACAAATAACTCAAATAAAAGAACATCAAACCCTCTACAGATGTCCATGTCTACACAAAACACACAAGATTTTAACTTCCCCCAGTCATccataaataataatacaatatCAGGGAGTGTTAATGCGCCCGGTGTTTCATCGCAGAGACTTAGTAATAATCCAATGATTCGTAATAATGTGAGAAGAAGTTTGATGCAGCACCAAAAAGGCCAATATAATGGACACCCAGTGACTACAGGGACTATGAAAACACCGACTCCTTCGGCATATGATGTTCCGTCAAGCCCAAATATTAACCCTATGTCGAGTATTTCTGCTAACAATAATTCTGATCTGTCTGATTCAAATGCATTAGATCAAAATCAGCAAAATAAATCACAAGCTCGGCTTCTTCAGGCAGATACAGAGCATATGCAATCATCAGACTTTTCGTCTGGAACCAAGGAAATGGCCTCGCTGATGAATCCAATAATGCAAGGGCAGCAGTCTTCACAACAAGAAACTCTCCATGAAGTCTCGCCGCCCGAACAGCAACAAAATAATCAGCAGCATTTTCAACGTACAATGTCCGATGAAGAGCAACAGTTAGCATCGAAGCTCAAAGATACGTACAAGAATATCGTAAACTTCGAAGAAGTCGTTCAAAAGAATTGCATAGAGATATCtattaaaataaatactaCAGCGAGTACTAGTATACAAAGTTATCGTGATTCTCCCATGGTTAACCCACAATTGTCATCTTCGgttaattcatcatcgtctgtgtcatcatcatctaaaGCATCCGACTTACTGAATGATCTTTGGACTgtttatcatcataataTAACATTATTAGATAATTATTATGATTTTTTGGTTACTGCGTTAAAGCCAACCTCTAATCAAACACAGTTCAAAACTGGTAAGAATATAGTCGATTTATATAAGATTCCAAGACGTATGTGGGTTTACGGTATTGTTGGATTTCTAGAGGttttaaagaatatcatGAGCATTTTCCAAGATCATGAGATTTGTCTGTGCTTCATAGCATATTgctttaatattatttcaaacCTAACTGATCCGGTATTAGAAATGGAAGGATGGTGGTCCGAAAAGTTGGGGGATTTATCACGAATGGCAATAGCTTTGTATTCCTCTAGATTCATTGATTGGAAGATCAGTGCTGAATACTGGTATTCTGTTTCGATGAAGACATTATACGGACACggcaaaatttattatcatatgTGTACAGTTCAACAAGATAATTTAGATGCATTGGTAAATATTGGTAAGTCGGTAGTATGTCGTGATCCATTTGTACCAACTCAACAATACCTTAGGTTAGTCGTGGAGAATATTTGTActcaaagaaatattctatcattattggaattacCTACTATTGActtcatcaaaattcaTAAAGTTTTATTAAGCATTCATACAAACTATAGTAATTCGGAGAATATATCGGGTAATGCAGATAACATTCATGATACACAACTCCAGTATGGCATCGACTTAGTAACCCGCTATGGTTTAACTTTCGGATCTGATTCTAATggatataattttttcacgGGAGAAATATATACTCCTCATGGAACGACTTCAATGAATGATCCTCACCATCCGTACTATTtgcaacaacagcaacaacaacaacaaactGGAGCTACAAATTCAGTtgaaaaaatgaatttttgGTTTAATAAGGGCTCCTTATTTGCAATTGCGAATATTAATCATTTAATAGGATTTGGTGATGCCAAAAATCCGTTTGCTAAAATATTCCAGTTGCCAGaagttttgaaagaaagaaaggaTAAAAAGGACCGGAAAAGGAAATCAAGGGGATCTCAATCTCATATTGATGAGCCAATTAATGCAGCGGCTATTTCAAGTGGCGTCGACGGGCAAACAATCACCGCATCTGACCTATCGGCAGATAATTGGTTCTACTGTTTAAAGTTTATAAACAAGTCGGTCCTTGAATTATCTGTTCGTATATTGAACCATTACTTAATAGGACCGAAACAAGCATCGACATGTCATGTTATAGTATGGTTGTACTTTTTAATTTCTATTGGCGAAGCAACGAATAAGTTTCCGAATTCAAAACCTATGTTTATGTGGATATTCCGTAAATTATTCCCATGGGAATCGATAATCAATTATCTCAATTCATTACTTTCAGTTACAAAGgataattctaaattaaATGAGATGTGTCGTTTTTATCTTCTAAATCATCCAAATTATGTGGACTATTTTAACAACAATGAATTTTTACCAGAAGTGTGGAAATGTTGGGGTACTGTGTGGTTTGATTTCATATCGAcaaaaaatgattataaCGATATAAGCCTGGCTGGAGTTCAGAATTACaatttgtttgatttaCCAATTTGTGGAACTTCCCCAGTTGTCGATCTGATCCATAATTATGAGCAAAAGACAAGGCTGCAACTggaatttgataatgatgaaagaATTGTCCGTATTATTTTACTTGCTCGCTTCATTGCAGATAACTATGAATTTGGACTAATTAGATCCAACGAAGGATTCAAGTTCGACGAGGGAATCTACTTGAATGCTGATGTTTTCGATTCATCTACAAGGGAATCGGGTGCGTATGCGTACATTGAGgaatttttattaagtGACAAACGTTTCGTTCAGAATAATTTCTTACAGCAAATCACTCGAGAAAATTTGGTGAATCGTTCAACCTTCGAGAATATTAGTGCATTAGAAAGAGATGATATTTGGTTTAAACTTTCGGATCTGAACTCTTCAGGTGATGCAGGTAGCcatcaattaaattatggtgatatcaatgaaaatgacCTGGAGAATTATGGGaattctaaatttaatgattctCAGATAGATTATGATTCGAATTCAAATCGATATCAACAGCTAGATGACCAGGTCTTTCAACACAGGCAAATGAATGTGGGTGATGATTTGTATAATGAGATTTTCATGAATAATTCAGAAAGCTTACCAACCAGAGGTGGCAGATTTTCAGTCGAAGGTGATCTTGGGGATGGAATAGATAGTAACCTCACGTACGTTACATTAGACACGAATATTTGGTTAAAGCATTGCGGGAGAGTATTTAAATGTGTTCGGAATAGTGTTTTAAAGGTTCTGATTCCATTAATCGTCTTTCAGGAATTGAGGTCTCTACGCAAATCTGCAGAAGCGACAATTGCAGATGCAGCAACTAGGTCagttatcattatcagaGAATTATACTTCACTGGAGAAATTTTGCCATTAAGATTCGATGGATCTGTTGCATCGGATATTAACGAAACTACAGAATTTGAGAATAATTCTAACTGGAGAAcaaatgttgaagaaacCATATTAATTTCAGTCAATAAGCATGATGAAATGAgcaaaaaattaatgaaaggtTTGAACCTGACTGTAAACGGTCCATCCAACGAAACGGTTGTGTTGGACTCAACCGCATCTAAAGCATTCAATTATTGTATCTTAATCACTGATGACAGAAACATGAGATTAAGAGCGAAGGCCATAGGTTTAACAAGCTTTCAGAGTAAATGGCTTTTCTGCcaattagaagatatttttCCCTATAAATGTATTGATTGA
- a CDS encoding DEHA2E18788p (highly similar to uniprot|P40909 Cryptococcus neoformans UBI1 60S ribosomal protein L40): MIEPSLKALASKYNCEKSICRKCYARLPPRATNCRKRKCGHTNQLRPKKKLK; this comes from the coding sequence ATGATTGAACCATCCTTAAAGGCTTTAGCTTCCAAGTACAACTGTGAGAAATCTATCTGCCGTAAATGTTACGCTAGATTACCACCAAGAGCTACCAACTGTCGTAAGAGAAAGTGTGGACACACTAACCAATTAAGaccaaagaagaagttgaaataG